The following is a genomic window from Dermatophilaceae bacterium Soc4.6.
GCAAGGTCGTGACCCTCGCCCTGCCGCACCAGCGCAAGGGTATGGAGCGCCAGCTGCGCGACGCCGGCGTCGACGCGGTGCCGACCCGGGCCGTGCCCGGCGACGCCACGCTGGCCGCCACCGGCGCGACGACCCCGAGCGGCATCCCGGTCTCGCCGGACGCGTTCCGCCGCCTGCTCGATGGTCCGCCGAAGCGTCGCACCGGCGGTGCCCGCCCGGCCGGTCGGGGCTACCGTCCCCAGCACGGCGCCGGCTCGTCGCGTCCCGAGCGCGGCGACCGCAGTGGCGACCGTCGCCGCTACGACCGCCAGGGCTGATCACCAGCCGTACCCGCAGCACCTGCGCGCCCGCATACGCGCTGACCACGCCCCCGGCCTCCCTCATGAGGGAGACTGGGGGCGTGTCGTCGTCCTCGGGCCTCTTCGGCCCCTCGGGGTTCCTGGCGGGTCGCCTGCTCGTGGCCACCCCGACGATCAGCGACGGCCCCTTCCGGCGCGCGGTGGTCCTGGTCCTGCACCACGACGAGGGTGGCGCGCAGGGCGTCGTCCTCAACCAGCCGCTGGCGGCGCGCATCGACGCCGTGCTGCCCGGCTGGGGCGAGGTGGCCACGCGACCGCGGCAGATCTTCCGTGGGGGACCGGTCGAGATCGACTCGGCGCTCGGGGTGGTCACGGTGCCCGGCGACGACCCCGAGCCGCTGGGGGTGCGGCACCTCTTCGGTGGTCTCGGTCTGGTCGACCTCGACGCGCCGCCCGCGCTGGTCGCCCCTGAGGTCGCGGGTATGCGGATCTTCGCCGGGTATGCCGGGTGGTCGCCGCAGCAGCTCGAGGGGGAGGTGCGTCGCGGGGACTGGTACGTCGTCGACCACGAGCCCCGCGACGCGTTCTCGGCCGAGCCCGAGGGGCTGTGGGAGCAGGTCCTGAGGCGACAGAGCGACAACCTGCGGCTCGTGGCCGGTTTCCCCGACGACCCGACGATGAACTGAGGGGGCAGAACTCCTCAGGTCACCTGCCCGATAAGTAACTTATAGGGGCTTAAGATGTGATAGTGACTTTTTGTGATGATTGTGGCATTCTTCCGCGGTAGGCCCGATCGGGCGCAGCGAGCATGAGGTGGTCACGATGGGTGTCAAGCGGCGGGGCGCGACGAGCAGGGTGCTGACGGCGACCGGGGGCTGGCGGTCTGCCGTCCCGCGGGTCGCGGGGCGACGTCGCGGGCTGTCGGTGGGCCTGCTGCTGCTGGCGGTCCTCGGGTCGCTGCTGGTCGGCACGAGCGTGCCGGCGGCTGCCGTGGGCACGCCCTTCGTGGCCCTGGCGACCCCCTCGCGCATCCTCGACACCCGAGCCAGCGGCCGGACCGCAGACGGGCAGGCGCAGGCCGTCGGGCGGGTCAGCCCGGGCCAGACCCTGCAGCTGCAGGTGGCCGGTCGGGTCTCCATACCGGTCAGTGGGGTGGGGGCCGCCGTCCTCAACGTGACCGCCGTCGCCGCCGGGACCGCGGGCTACGTCACCGTCTTCCCCTGCGGCG
Proteins encoded in this region:
- a CDS encoding YqgE/AlgH family protein — encoded protein: MSSSSGLFGPSGFLAGRLLVATPTISDGPFRRAVVLVLHHDEGGAQGVVLNQPLAARIDAVLPGWGEVATRPRQIFRGGPVEIDSALGVVTVPGDDPEPLGVRHLFGGLGLVDLDAPPALVAPEVAGMRIFAGYAGWSPQQLEGEVRRGDWYVVDHEPRDAFSAEPEGLWEQVLRRQSDNLRLVAGFPDDPTMN